In Hevea brasiliensis isolate MT/VB/25A 57/8 chromosome 13, ASM3005281v1, whole genome shotgun sequence, a single genomic region encodes these proteins:
- the LOC110653794 gene encoding lysine histidine transporter-like 6, whose amino-acid sequence MIGAGVLSLPYAMAYLGWGPGTMVLALAWCMTLNTMWQMIQLHECVPGTRFDRYLDLGRHAFGPKLGPWIVLPQQLIVQVGFDIVYMVTGGKRLKKFVEITCATYTPIRQSYWILIFGGIHFFLSQLPNFNYVAGVSLAAAIMSLSYSTIAWIGCLSHGRVDNVSYEYKNTSRADFMFRVFNAMGQMSCAFTGHAVVLIIQATIPSTPEKPSKIPMWKGAVGAYFINAICYLPVALIGHWAFGQDVDDNVLIALKRPAWLIASAISMVLIHVIGSCQVYAMPVFDMLERLMVKRLNFPPGIAVRLVSRSTYVAFTLFIGVTFPFFGDLLGFFGGFGFAPSSYFLPSIMWLIINKPKRFSPKWLNNWGSIYIGVFIMMPSSIGGLRNIIIDASTYSFYM is encoded by the exons atGACTTTGAACACAATGTGGCAAATGATACAGCTCCATGAATGCGTTCCTGGGACTCGATTTGATCGTTACCTCGATCTTGGTAGACATGCTTTTGGGCCAAAACTGGGGCCATGGATTGTACTGCCTCAGCAATTGATTGTTCAAGTTGGGTTTGATATTGTTTACATGGTCACTGGAGGGAAGCGTCTAAAGAAGTTCGTGGAGATTACTTGTGCCACTTACACACCTATCAGGCAATCTTACTGGATTTTGATATTTGGTGGCATTCATTTCTTCCTGTCTCAGCTTCCCAATTTCAATTATGTGGCCGGTGTTTCATTAGCAGCAGCAATCATGTCCCTTAG CTATTCAACCATAGCCTGGATAGGTTGCTTAAGCCATGGTCGAGTTGATAACGTGAGCTACGAGTACAAAAACACAAGCAGAGCTGACTTCATGTTTCGTGTGTTCAATGCAATGGGTCAAATGTCGTGTGCATTTACAGGGCATGCAGTTGTGCTGATAATCCAGGCTACAATTCCATCAACTCCTGAGAAGCCTTCGAAAATTCCCATGTGGAAAGGTGCAGTAGGTGCTTATTTCATCAACGCAATTTGCTATTTACCTGTGGCTCTTATAGGCCACTGGGCATTTGGACAAGACGTTGATGATAATGTGCTTATAGCACTCAAAAGGCCTGCGTGGCTCATTGCCTCTGCTATTTCAATGGTGCTAATCCATGTCATTGGTAGCTGTCAG GTTTATGCCATGCCTGTTTTTGATATGCTAGAAAGGTTGATGGTTAAAAGATTGAACTTTCCGCCAGGAATTGCAGTTAGATTGGTATCTAGATCTACTTATGTAG CATTTACACTATTCATTGGAGTCACCTTCCCATTCTTCGGAGATCTTCTTGGTTTCTTTGGTGGATTTGGTTTTGCTCCTTCCTCATATTTT CTACCCAGCATAATGTGGCTGATAATCAATAAACCTAAAAGATTCAGCCCCAAATGGCTTAACAATTGG ggTTCAATATATATTGGAGTGTTCATCATGATGCCATCCTCAATCGGTGGGTTACGCAATATCATTATTGATGCCTCCACATATAGTTTCTATATGTAA